The following proteins are co-located in the Massilia litorea genome:
- a CDS encoding MMPL family transporter, which translates to MIGSQSAQQRLALLWALVVCLLVGHNAWLWLGQRIVPDTDILALLPLDERDPVLQQSFTHMVDSAQQRVVVLVGAREWSDAQRAADAYRAALAPHAALLAFDAIGDEAQAGWLAGLQRHASLLVGAEGERQLREQPARYWLDAALARLYSAFSGPKLGAFRDDPFGLFAGWMQERAGETPVRPRDGRLFVEGEGRQYVLLTYTLKQSAFSLGAQGAVVPLLDAARGAAAGAVPSAEVIQAGVVLHAAAAGRQASREIHTIGAGSLIGIVLLTWLTFRSVKPISLIVLAIAVGFLGALSVCWLLFGRIHLLTLVFGASLIGVAQDYGIYFLCHRLGADPQLDSPALLRRLLPGLGLTLLAAVIGYLGLALTPFPGLRHMAVFSALGLVFAWLTVVCWFPALIGPRTLKAGPLARGYRALVARWPRVSNQPAALLLVAVLGVFTALGWSRLKVNDDIRSLQSSPPELIRDQIKLGKLLDAPSPVQYYLVRGSSNEAVLQREEALKARLEPLIAGGDIGGYQALSNWVPSQRTQAERLALVDNKLLAGDGPLAGLAREIGEDAAWVAATRAHLRTNAVPLRLDDFLRTSASEPWRHLWLGKVEGEYASIVALRGMPYAAIPSLARAADGLAGVQWVDKVGGISSVLGRYRAWMGWAVLGAYAVVFLVLLPRYRGRTWRVLAPTAAASLLTLALLGFAGQSLQLFHVLALMLLLGVGVDYGIFMQEEHERGIDAPWLAVGLSAASTILSFGLLGLSGTPALQAFGLTMLVGTALVWLGAPCFTVTKEEPHASPVLA; encoded by the coding sequence GTGATCGGATCGCAAAGCGCCCAACAACGCCTGGCGCTGCTCTGGGCGCTCGTCGTCTGCCTGCTGGTCGGGCATAACGCCTGGCTCTGGCTGGGCCAGCGCATCGTGCCCGACACCGACATCCTGGCCCTGCTGCCGCTGGACGAGCGCGACCCGGTCCTGCAGCAGTCGTTCACGCACATGGTCGACAGCGCGCAGCAGCGCGTGGTGGTGCTGGTCGGCGCCAGGGAGTGGAGCGATGCCCAACGGGCGGCCGACGCCTACCGCGCCGCACTGGCGCCGCACGCTGCGCTGCTCGCCTTCGACGCCATCGGCGACGAGGCGCAAGCCGGCTGGCTGGCCGGCCTGCAGCGCCACGCCAGCCTGCTGGTGGGCGCGGAAGGGGAACGCCAGCTGCGCGAGCAGCCGGCGCGCTACTGGCTTGACGCGGCCCTGGCGCGCCTGTACAGCGCCTTCTCGGGCCCGAAGCTGGGCGCCTTCCGCGACGACCCGTTCGGCCTGTTCGCCGGCTGGATGCAGGAGCGTGCCGGCGAAACGCCGGTGCGTCCGCGCGACGGCCGCCTGTTCGTCGAAGGGGAAGGGCGCCAGTATGTACTGCTGACCTACACCTTGAAACAGTCGGCGTTTTCGCTGGGCGCCCAGGGCGCGGTCGTGCCCTTGCTGGACGCGGCCAGGGGCGCCGCCGCCGGCGCCGTGCCGTCCGCCGAAGTGATCCAGGCCGGCGTGGTGCTGCATGCCGCCGCCGCCGGCCGCCAGGCCAGCCGCGAGATCCACACGATCGGCGCAGGCTCCCTGATCGGCATCGTGCTGCTGACCTGGCTGACCTTCCGTTCCGTGAAACCGATCTCGCTGATCGTGCTGGCCATTGCCGTCGGCTTCCTGGGCGCGCTGTCCGTCTGCTGGCTGCTGTTCGGCCGCATCCATTTGCTGACCCTGGTATTCGGCGCCAGCCTGATCGGCGTGGCCCAGGATTACGGCATCTATTTCCTCTGTCACCGCCTCGGCGCCGATCCGCAGCTCGACTCGCCGGCTTTGCTGCGCCGCCTGCTGCCCGGCCTCGGCCTGACCTTGCTGGCCGCCGTGATCGGCTATCTCGGCCTCGCCCTGACGCCTTTCCCGGGACTGCGCCACATGGCCGTGTTCTCGGCGCTGGGCCTGGTCTTCGCCTGGCTGACCGTGGTGTGCTGGTTCCCGGCCCTGATTGGTCCGCGCACCCTGAAGGCCGGGCCGCTGGCGCGCGGCTACCGCGCCCTGGTGGCGCGCTGGCCGCGCGTCTCAAACCAACCGGCGGCGCTGCTGCTGGTCGCGGTCCTTGGCGTGTTCACGGCCCTCGGCTGGTCGCGCCTGAAAGTCAACGACGATATCCGCTCGCTGCAATCCTCGCCGCCCGAACTGATCCGCGACCAGATCAAGCTGGGCAAGCTGCTCGACGCCCCAAGCCCGGTCCAGTACTACCTGGTGCGCGGCAGCTCGAACGAAGCAGTGCTGCAGCGCGAGGAAGCGCTCAAGGCCCGCCTCGAACCCCTGATCGCCGGGGGCGACATCGGCGGCTACCAGGCGCTCTCGAACTGGGTGCCGTCCCAGCGCACCCAGGCCGAGCGCCTGGCGCTGGTCGACAATAAACTGCTGGCCGGCGACGGTCCGCTGGCGGGACTGGCGCGCGAGATCGGCGAGGATGCCGCATGGGTCGCGGCCACCCGCGCCCACCTGCGCACCAATGCGGTGCCGCTGCGCCTCGACGATTTCCTGCGCACCTCGGCCAGCGAACCCTGGCGCCACCTCTGGCTGGGGAAAGTCGAGGGCGAATACGCCAGCATCGTCGCCCTGCGCGGGATGCCCTACGCGGCCATCCCGAGCCTGGCACGGGCCGCCGACGGCCTCGCCGGGGTGCAGTGGGTCGACAAGGTCGGCGGCATCTCCTCGGTCCTCGGCCGCTACCGTGCCTGGATGGGCTGGGCGGTGCTGGGCGCCTATGCGGTCGTGTTCCTGGTGCTGCTGCCGCGCTACCGCGGCCGCACCTGGCGCGTGCTGGCGCCGACCGCCGCGGCCAGCCTGCTGACCCTGGCGCTGCTCGGCTTTGCCGGCCAGAGCCTGCAGCTGTTCCACGTACTGGCGCTGATGCTGCTGCTCGGCGTCGGCGTCGACTATGGCATCTTCATGCAGGAAGAGCACGAGCGCGGGATTGATGCGCCCTGGCTCGCGGTCGGCCTTTCGGCGGCCAGCACCATCCTTTCGTTCGGCCTGCTCGGCCTGTCCGGCACCCCGGCCTTGCAGGCGTTCGGCCTGACGATGCTGGTCGGTACCGCGCTGGTCTGGCTGGGCGCCCCGTGCTTCACCGTCACCAAGGAGGAACCCCATGCTTCGCCCGTCCTGGCTTGA
- a CDS encoding beta-ketoacyl-ACP synthase has product MNHRVVVTGMAGISPIGNDWATVRDRLGSYRNAIVHMKEWDDYDGLNTRLGAPAAPFELSGRYSRKTTRSMGRVALLATRATELALIDAGLLDDPLLTSGRMGVSFGSSAGTPSAIGDFGRMMEERTTRGINATTYIKMMAHTAPVNIGVFFGLTGRVITTSSACTSGSQGIGYAYEAIRSGRQTAMIAGGAEELCATEAAVFDTLFATSTRNDTPQATPRPFDVSRDGLVIGEGAGALILEEREHALARGATIYAELVGFGTNSDGTHVTQPNAATMRTAMEMALEDAGLAPGAIGYVNAHGTATQQGDLAETQATAALFGPHMPISSLKSYMGHTLGACGALEAWFSIEMMREGWFAPTVNLNEVDPQCGQLDYIRGEGRRLDCEYVMTNNFAFGGINTSLIFKR; this is encoded by the coding sequence ATGAACCACCGCGTCGTCGTCACCGGCATGGCCGGCATCAGCCCGATCGGCAACGACTGGGCCACGGTCCGCGACCGCCTCGGCTCCTACCGCAACGCCATCGTCCACATGAAAGAATGGGACGATTACGATGGCCTGAACACGCGCCTGGGCGCGCCGGCCGCGCCCTTCGAACTGTCCGGGCGCTACAGCCGCAAGACCACGCGCAGCATGGGCCGCGTCGCGCTGCTGGCCACGCGCGCCACGGAACTGGCGCTCATCGACGCCGGCCTGCTGGACGATCCGCTGCTCACCAGCGGCCGCATGGGCGTATCCTTCGGCTCCTCGGCCGGCACCCCGAGCGCCATCGGCGACTTCGGCCGCATGATGGAAGAGCGCACAACGCGCGGCATCAATGCCACCACCTACATCAAGATGATGGCGCACACGGCGCCCGTGAATATCGGCGTGTTCTTCGGCCTGACCGGGCGCGTGATCACGACCTCGTCGGCCTGCACTTCGGGCAGCCAGGGCATCGGCTACGCCTACGAGGCAATCAGGAGCGGCCGCCAGACGGCCATGATTGCCGGCGGCGCCGAAGAGCTGTGCGCCACCGAGGCCGCCGTCTTCGACACCCTGTTCGCCACCAGCACGCGCAACGACACGCCGCAGGCCACGCCGCGTCCTTTCGACGTCTCGCGCGACGGCCTCGTGATCGGCGAGGGTGCCGGCGCCCTGATCCTGGAAGAACGCGAACACGCGCTGGCGCGCGGCGCCACGATCTACGCGGAACTGGTCGGCTTCGGCACCAACAGCGACGGCACCCACGTGACCCAGCCGAACGCCGCCACCATGCGCACCGCGATGGAGATGGCGCTCGAGGACGCGGGCCTGGCCCCAGGCGCGATCGGCTACGTCAACGCCCACGGCACCGCCACCCAGCAGGGAGACCTGGCCGAGACGCAAGCGACCGCCGCGCTGTTCGGCCCGCACATGCCGATCAGCTCCCTCAAGAGCTACATGGGCCACACCCTGGGCGCCTGCGGCGCGCTGGAAGCCTGGTTCAGCATCGAGATGATGCGCGAGGGCTGGTTCGCCCCGACCGTCAACCTCAATGAAGTCGATCCCCAGTGCGGGCAGCTCGACTACATTCGCGGGGAGGGGCGCCGCCTCGACTGCGAATACGTCATGACCAACAATTTTGCGTTCGGCGGCATTAACACGTCGTTGATTTTCAAACGGTAG
- a CDS encoding beta-ketoacyl-ACP synthase, producing MMIYLNDCALVCALGADRETARRRLLEDAASGLTLSDACSPGRTLPLGRVEAVLPDMAHLPLPMRSRNNALALAALAQIRPAVDAAIARYGADRVGVIVGTSTSGVGATESAIAAHVAGQPLPEDFHYGQQEMDSPAALLAHALNVSGPAYVHSSACSSSAKAMASAARLIRMGLVDAVVSGGVDTLCGFTVAGFSALESVSAVQCNPLGASRNGINLGEGAALFLMSREPAAVALCGWGESSDGHHMSAPDPNGGGARIAMNEALRRAGIDAGQVDYINLHGTATVQNDAMESRAVADLFGSEVAVSSTKPFTGHTLGAAGAVEAAFCWIAMQDDNAAGMLPPHLWDGTPDPALPSLNVAQPGARLGRPIRYALSNSFAFGGSNAALLFGRTQ from the coding sequence ATGATGATCTACCTGAACGATTGCGCGCTCGTCTGCGCGCTCGGCGCCGACCGCGAGACGGCGCGGCGCCGTTTGCTGGAGGACGCCGCGAGCGGCCTCACGCTGTCGGACGCCTGCTCCCCGGGCCGCACGCTGCCCCTCGGCCGCGTCGAGGCCGTGCTGCCCGACATGGCGCACCTGCCGCTGCCGATGCGGAGCCGGAACAACGCGCTGGCGCTGGCCGCGCTGGCCCAGATCCGGCCGGCGGTCGACGCCGCGATTGCCCGCTACGGCGCGGACCGGGTCGGCGTCATCGTCGGCACCAGCACCTCGGGCGTGGGCGCGACCGAAAGCGCGATCGCCGCGCACGTGGCGGGCCAGCCACTGCCGGAAGACTTCCACTACGGCCAGCAGGAGATGGATTCGCCCGCCGCGCTGCTGGCGCACGCGCTGAATGTGTCCGGCCCGGCCTATGTCCATTCGAGCGCCTGTTCCTCGAGCGCCAAGGCCATGGCCAGCGCCGCGCGCCTGATCCGCATGGGCCTGGTCGACGCGGTCGTCAGCGGCGGCGTCGACACCCTGTGCGGCTTCACGGTCGCCGGCTTCAGTGCCCTCGAATCGGTCAGCGCCGTGCAGTGCAACCCGCTCGGCGCCAGCCGCAACGGGATCAACCTGGGCGAGGGCGCGGCCCTGTTCCTGATGAGCCGCGAGCCGGCCGCGGTCGCCCTGTGCGGCTGGGGCGAGTCCTCGGACGGCCACCATATGTCGGCGCCCGATCCGAACGGCGGCGGCGCGCGCATCGCGATGAACGAGGCCCTGCGCCGCGCCGGCATCGACGCCGGCCAGGTCGACTACATCAACCTGCACGGCACGGCGACCGTGCAGAACGACGCGATGGAATCGCGCGCCGTGGCCGACCTGTTCGGCAGCGAGGTGGCGGTCAGCTCGACCAAGCCTTTTACCGGCCACACGCTGGGCGCTGCCGGGGCAGTGGAGGCGGCCTTCTGCTGGATCGCGATGCAGGACGATAACGCGGCCGGCATGCTGCCGCCGCACCTGTGGGATGGCACGCCCGACCCGGCGCTGCCTTCATTGAACGTGGCGCAGCCGGGCGCCAGGCTTGGCCGTCCGATCCGCTACGCGCTGAGTAATTCCTTCGCTTTCGGCGGCTCGAATGCGGCGCTGCTGTTCGGGAGAACACAATGA
- a CDS encoding ApeP family dehydratase, which translates to MNLPDIKTLVPHSGAMSLLDTLLAADAETLDAQVRIRPDSMFCSGGAVGAWVGVEYMAQAVAAHAGFTARQRGEPVRVGFLLGSRRYACSVPAFAVGSVLHIHVQRALQGDNGLGAFDCRITDGQDGTELASATITVFQPDNVEEFLQRSSE; encoded by the coding sequence ATGAACCTGCCCGATATCAAAACGCTGGTGCCGCACAGCGGCGCCATGTCGCTGCTGGACACCCTGCTGGCGGCCGACGCCGAGACCCTCGACGCCCAGGTGCGCATTCGGCCGGACTCGATGTTCTGCAGCGGCGGCGCAGTCGGCGCCTGGGTCGGCGTCGAATACATGGCGCAGGCGGTGGCCGCCCACGCCGGCTTTACGGCGCGCCAGCGCGGCGAGCCGGTGCGCGTCGGCTTCCTGCTTGGCAGCCGGCGCTATGCCTGCAGCGTGCCGGCCTTTGCGGTCGGCAGCGTATTACATATCCACGTGCAGCGCGCGCTGCAGGGCGACAACGGCCTGGGCGCGTTCGACTGCCGTATCACAGATGGGCAGGACGGGACCGAGCTGGCCAGCGCCACGATCACCGTCTTCCAGCCCGACAATGTCGAAGAGTTTTTGCAACGGAGTTCCGAATGA
- a CDS encoding excinuclease ATPase subunit: MKKLMLSIAVAAAAIGSTVPAQARDNKLMMPLAAAMAANDAQSRLGDTVKFYFGSQKTPAIAQRLGSDKTSQKTNSFGKSPETACNWAFLSGMLKLQQRAKELGADAVINIVSNYKNEEMSSETEFECHDGAMMSGVALKGEFVKLK, from the coding sequence ATGAAAAAACTGATGCTGAGTATCGCCGTGGCCGCCGCCGCCATCGGCAGCACCGTCCCTGCGCAAGCGCGCGACAACAAGCTGATGATGCCGCTGGCCGCAGCCATGGCGGCCAACGACGCGCAGAGCCGCCTCGGCGACACGGTCAAATTCTATTTCGGCAGCCAGAAGACGCCGGCCATTGCCCAGCGCCTGGGCAGCGACAAGACCAGCCAGAAGACCAATTCCTTCGGCAAGTCGCCAGAAACGGCCTGCAACTGGGCCTTCCTGTCGGGCATGCTGAAGCTGCAGCAGCGCGCGAAAGAACTGGGTGCCGACGCGGTCATCAACATCGTGAGCAATTACAAGAACGAGGAAATGTCGAGCGAGACCGAGTTCGAATGCCACGACGGCGCGATGATGTCGGGCGTTGCGCTCAAGGGCGAGTTCGTCAAGCTCAAGTAA
- a CDS encoding DUF3261 domain-containing protein codes for MLRPSWLDRSTKGALLAAAVLLAGCTKKEEVPARLGLRLAPAALGESISVQQHLTVQRPGGTNDLDAALEVDPNKVSLVGLALGMRVLSLEFDGKELLEWRHPMLPKQVRAADVLEDVQLTVWPAAEIARVLPAGWTIEEQGLRRTLRREGVVVATIDYSGTPRWKGKAVLDNLRYKYKLTIESAAE; via the coding sequence ATGCTTCGCCCGTCCTGGCTTGACCGCAGTACCAAAGGCGCGCTGCTGGCAGCAGCCGTGCTGCTCGCCGGCTGCACGAAAAAAGAAGAGGTACCGGCGCGCCTCGGCCTGCGCCTGGCCCCGGCTGCGCTGGGCGAATCGATCAGCGTGCAGCAGCACCTGACGGTGCAGCGCCCCGGCGGTACCAACGACCTCGACGCCGCACTCGAAGTCGACCCGAACAAGGTCAGCCTGGTCGGGCTGGCGCTCGGCATGCGCGTGCTGAGCCTCGAGTTCGACGGCAAGGAACTGCTTGAGTGGCGCCACCCGATGCTGCCGAAACAGGTGCGCGCCGCCGACGTGCTGGAAGACGTGCAGCTGACCGTGTGGCCCGCGGCCGAAATTGCGCGCGTGCTGCCGGCCGGCTGGACGATCGAGGAGCAGGGCCTGCGCCGCACGCTGCGCCGCGAAGGCGTGGTCGTGGCCACGATCGACTACAGCGGCACCCCGCGCTGGAAGGGCAAGGCGGTGCTGGACAACCTGCGCTACAAATACAAGCTGACCATCGAGTCGGCTGCCGAATAA
- the fabG gene encoding 3-oxoacyl-ACP reductase FabG — translation MSSIDKSVLRSVLVTGSSRGIGKAIALRLAREGYGVVVHCRSRREEADAVAGEIVAAGGSARVLQFDIGEREATAAALAADIEEHGCYYGVVCNAGVARDTAFPAMTGEEWDQVLGTNLDGFFNVLNPLVMPMVQRRKPGRIVTMASVSGLVGNRGQVNYSAAKAGIIGASKALALELAKRNITVNCVAPGLIETDMIGEVPMEEALKMIPARRVGRPEEVAAAVSYLLSDDAGYVTRQVISVNGGLA, via the coding sequence ATGAGTAGTATCGATAAAAGTGTGTTGCGCAGTGTCCTCGTCACCGGCTCCTCGCGCGGCATCGGCAAGGCGATCGCGCTGCGCCTGGCGCGCGAGGGCTATGGCGTGGTGGTGCATTGCCGCAGCCGGCGCGAAGAAGCCGACGCGGTCGCGGGCGAGATCGTCGCCGCTGGGGGCAGCGCGCGCGTGCTGCAGTTCGACATCGGCGAGCGCGAGGCCACGGCCGCCGCGCTGGCGGCCGATATTGAAGAACACGGCTGCTATTACGGCGTCGTCTGCAATGCCGGCGTCGCGCGCGACACGGCCTTCCCGGCAATGACGGGCGAGGAATGGGACCAGGTGCTGGGCACCAACCTCGATGGCTTCTTCAACGTGTTGAATCCCCTCGTGATGCCGATGGTCCAGCGCCGCAAGCCCGGCCGCATCGTGACCATGGCCTCGGTCTCGGGCCTGGTCGGCAACCGCGGCCAGGTCAACTACAGCGCGGCCAAGGCCGGCATCATCGGCGCCTCCAAGGCGCTGGCGCTGGAACTGGCCAAGCGCAACATCACCGTCAACTGCGTGGCGCCCGGCCTGATCGAGACCGACATGATCGGCGAGGTGCCGATGGAAGAGGCCTTGAAGATGATCCCCGCGCGCCGCGTCGGCCGTCCCGAGGAAGTGGCGGCGGCGGTCAGCTACCTGCTGTCCGACGACGCCGGCTACGTCACCCGCCAGGTCATTTCCGTGAATGGAGGTCTGGCATGA
- a CDS encoding HAL/PAL/TAL family ammonia-lyase, translating into MQLTDLNTPQRTVRFDRERLALEDIVDIARGSARPELSDDPAFRAAIAKGADFLDRLLREDGAIYGVTTGYGDSCTVAVPLSLVSELPHHLYTYHGCGLGAHLSPAQTRAVMGARLASLSKGFSGVSVGLLEQIVRLFDAGLLPLIPSEGSVGASGDLTPLSYLAAVLCGEREVLRDSVQVPAGQALADAGIAPLRLRPKEGLAIMNGTAVMTGLACLAWDRADYLARLTTRITALASFALDGNDHHFDETLFSVKPHAGMQNVAAWLRQDLEYAGQLERNGKRLQDRYSIRCAPHVIGVLADALPFFRDAIENELNSANDNPIIDAEGERVLHGGHFYGGHIAFAMDSMKNAVANLADLLDRQMALLVDARYNQGLPANLSGGTGERAAINHGLKALQISASAWTAEALKLTMPASVFSRSTECHNQDKVSMGTIAARDCLRVLELVEQVAAALLITVRQGVWLRTKLDSSRALPVPLSRMMDLLGQDIAPVVEDRRLDPELHLLLGRIRDQAWSLYA; encoded by the coding sequence ATGCAGCTCACTGACCTGAACACACCCCAGCGCACCGTGCGCTTCGACCGCGAACGCCTGGCGCTGGAGGATATCGTCGACATCGCACGCGGCAGCGCGCGTCCGGAACTCTCGGACGACCCGGCCTTCCGCGCCGCGATCGCCAAGGGCGCCGATTTCCTCGACCGCCTGCTGCGCGAAGACGGCGCCATCTACGGCGTGACCACCGGCTACGGCGACTCCTGCACGGTCGCCGTGCCGCTGTCGCTGGTCTCGGAACTGCCGCACCACCTGTACACCTACCACGGCTGCGGCCTCGGCGCCCACCTGAGCCCGGCGCAGACGCGCGCGGTGATGGGCGCGCGCCTGGCTTCGCTCTCGAAAGGCTTTTCGGGCGTGAGCGTGGGGCTGCTCGAGCAGATCGTGCGCCTGTTCGACGCCGGCCTGCTGCCCCTGATCCCGAGCGAGGGTTCGGTCGGCGCCAGCGGCGACCTGACGCCGCTGTCCTATCTGGCGGCGGTGCTGTGCGGCGAGCGCGAAGTGCTGCGCGACAGCGTGCAGGTGCCGGCCGGCCAGGCGCTGGCCGATGCGGGGATTGCCCCGCTCCGTCTGCGCCCGAAAGAGGGCCTCGCCATCATGAACGGCACCGCCGTCATGACCGGCCTGGCCTGCCTGGCCTGGGACCGCGCCGACTACCTGGCGCGCCTGACCACGCGCATCACGGCGCTCGCCTCGTTCGCGCTCGACGGCAACGACCACCACTTCGACGAGACCCTGTTCTCGGTCAAGCCGCATGCCGGTATGCAGAATGTGGCCGCCTGGCTGCGCCAGGACCTGGAATACGCAGGCCAGCTGGAACGCAACGGCAAGCGCCTCCAGGACCGCTACTCGATCCGCTGCGCCCCGCACGTGATCGGTGTGCTGGCCGATGCGCTGCCGTTCTTCCGGGATGCCATCGAAAACGAATTGAACAGCGCGAACGACAACCCGATCATCGACGCCGAGGGCGAGCGCGTGCTGCATGGGGGCCACTTCTACGGCGGCCATATCGCGTTTGCGATGGACAGCATGAAGAATGCGGTGGCCAACCTGGCCGACCTGCTCGACCGCCAGATGGCGCTGCTGGTCGACGCCCGCTACAACCAGGGCCTGCCGGCCAACCTGTCGGGCGGCACGGGCGAGCGCGCCGCGATCAACCATGGCCTGAAGGCCCTGCAGATCAGCGCGTCGGCCTGGACCGCGGAAGCCCTGAAGCTGACGATGCCGGCCTCGGTGTTCTCGCGCTCCACCGAGTGCCACAACCAGGACAAGGTCAGCATGGGCACGATCGCCGCGCGCGACTGCCTGCGCGTGCTGGAACTGGTCGAACAGGTCGCCGCCGCGCTCCTGATCACGGTGCGCCAGGGCGTCTGGCTCAGGACGAAGCTCGACAGCTCGCGCGCGCTGCCGGTGCCGCTGTCGCGCATGATGGACCTGCTGGGCCAGGACATCGCGCCCGTGGTCGAAGACCGCCGCCTCGATCCGGAACTGCACCTGCTGCTGGGCCGCATCCGCGACCAGGCCTGGAGCCTGTATGCGTAA
- a CDS encoding acyl-CoA thioesterase, giving the protein MRKVKSPARWFAEVEMAVQFFELDPMQIVWHGNYVKYLEVARCALLDKIGYNYGQMQESGYMWPIIEMNLRYAGPATFGQRLLLRAEIVEWENRLRIDYLISDAASGKRLNRATTTQVAVDIKSGEMCFVSPAILFEKLGVPAP; this is encoded by the coding sequence ATGCGTAAAGTCAAAAGCCCGGCACGCTGGTTCGCCGAAGTCGAGATGGCGGTGCAGTTCTTCGAACTCGACCCGATGCAGATCGTCTGGCACGGCAACTACGTGAAATACCTCGAGGTCGCGCGCTGTGCGCTGCTCGACAAGATCGGCTACAACTACGGCCAGATGCAGGAATCGGGCTATATGTGGCCGATCATCGAGATGAACCTGCGCTATGCCGGCCCGGCCACCTTCGGCCAGCGCCTGCTGCTGCGCGCCGAGATCGTCGAGTGGGAAAACCGCCTGCGCATCGACTACCTGATCAGCGACGCCGCCAGCGGCAAGCGCCTCAACCGCGCCACCACGACCCAGGTCGCGGTCGACATCAAGAGCGGCGAGATGTGCTTCGTCTCGCCCGCCATCCTGTTCGAAAAACTCGGAGTACCCGCACCATGA
- a CDS encoding outer membrane lipoprotein carrier protein LolA, producing the protein MKRTHLKPILVRLLLAASCAAAANSQAAAPVAKIQAMLAKPEQLCGRFEQSKQLAGMKKPLLSSGRFCVVAGKGVLWRTLKPFPNTLRLKRDEIVHMQGERVAMRLDASQEPTVRMINGVLFSLLAGDLGQLETLFDVDGSVSENGWKVALKAKSAALARAIGAISLDGAAYVRSIQMNEESGDRTSIVFSDIKTGPAALLPEEAALL; encoded by the coding sequence ATGAAACGCACGCATCTGAAGCCGATCCTTGTCAGGCTGCTGCTGGCCGCCTCCTGCGCCGCGGCCGCAAACAGCCAGGCCGCCGCGCCGGTCGCGAAGATCCAGGCCATGCTCGCCAAACCCGAACAGCTGTGCGGCCGCTTCGAGCAGTCCAAGCAGCTGGCCGGCATGAAAAAGCCCTTGCTCTCGAGCGGCCGCTTCTGCGTCGTCGCCGGCAAGGGCGTGCTGTGGCGCACCCTGAAACCCTTCCCGAACACGCTGCGCCTGAAGCGCGACGAGATCGTCCATATGCAAGGCGAGCGTGTCGCCATGCGCCTCGACGCCAGCCAGGAGCCGACGGTACGCATGATCAACGGCGTCCTGTTCTCGCTGCTGGCCGGCGACCTGGGCCAGCTCGAGACCCTGTTCGACGTCGACGGCTCCGTTTCCGAGAATGGCTGGAAGGTCGCGCTGAAGGCGAAGAGCGCCGCGCTGGCGCGCGCCATCGGCGCCATCTCGCTCGACGGCGCAGCCTATGTGCGCAGCATCCAGATGAACGAGGAGAGCGGCGACAGGACCAGCATCGTCTTCTCGGACATCAAGACGGGGCCGGCGGCCCTGCTGCCTGAAGAGGCGGCCCTGCTGTGA
- a CDS encoding 4'-phosphopantetheinyl transferase family protein gives MSEGRAGCRDQTLLWLLDAGAISCAALDAYTAWLGEGERQRCARFVRAGRRRQFIAGRALLRLALGRLLDLAPRDIVLRERPGLAPALDTPAPEGVGFSISHSGPWVACAASTVSQLGLDIERIDAGRDLLALAEQALGPEDVAELRALAGQARVDAFHRMWCLHEARFKLGSASAADYVFAQPGLALALSASRPLTPAPPPLVVTLGELAAG, from the coding sequence ATGAGCGAGGGCCGGGCGGGCTGCCGCGACCAAACACTGTTGTGGCTGTTGGACGCCGGCGCGATCTCCTGCGCGGCGCTGGACGCTTACACCGCCTGGCTGGGTGAAGGGGAGCGCCAGCGCTGCGCCCGTTTCGTGCGGGCCGGGCGGCGCCGGCAGTTCATTGCAGGCCGCGCCTTGCTGCGCCTGGCTCTGGGCCGTCTTCTTGACCTGGCACCGCGCGACATCGTGCTGCGTGAGCGGCCGGGCCTGGCCCCCGCGCTCGATACGCCGGCGCCGGAGGGCGTCGGTTTCAGCATCTCGCACAGCGGCCCTTGGGTCGCCTGTGCCGCCAGCACCGTTTCCCAGCTTGGCCTCGATATCGAACGCATCGATGCCGGGCGCGACCTGCTGGCCCTGGCCGAACAGGCGCTTGGACCTGAGGACGTCGCGGAATTGCGTGCGCTGGCTGGGCAGGCCAGGGTGGATGCGTTCCACCGGATGTGGTGCCTGCATGAGGCGCGTTTCAAGCTGGGCAGCGCAAGTGCTGCCGATTATGTGTTCGCGCAGCCGGGACTGGCGCTGGCCTTGAGCGCCAGTCGTCCCCTGACGCCCGCGCCGCCGCCGCTCGTCGTGACACTCGGCGAATTGGCCGCAGGCTAG